A section of the Mergibacter septicus genome encodes:
- a CDS encoding AmpG family muropeptide MFS transporter codes for MLTSGVIRQIFSRKMLICIFIGFSSGLPLYVLFTFLPYWLRKEQVDLATIGLFTLIGFPYTWKFVWAPLFDRFSIPWLGRRRGWIIVAQLLIFIGIIAFSGLNPQQNITLIAVLAVMLAFFSATQDIVLDAYRREILDDNEMGLGNSIYVNAYRLSGLIPGSLSIFLSGYYAWSSVFIITALFMLPGIFATLMLFFEKPQPIGTPKTLKDTIINPFMEYYQRKGKTEMLLVLAFLCLYKLGDAMATTLMTPFYVDMGYSSTDIALVAKNATLWPLLISSVIGGIIMLRIGINRALWLFGFVQITTILGFVWLSHFGKFGQIGTFELMALAGVLAGEYIGVGLGTTAFVAFITRETNPLYTATQFALFTSLTALPRTLLGSSAGVLVDNMGYYHFYWLCFFLAIPGMLLLLKVAPWNEKL; via the coding sequence ATGCTAACTTCAGGGGTAATACGACAGATTTTTAGTCGAAAAATGTTAATCTGTATTTTTATAGGCTTTAGTTCAGGATTGCCTCTTTATGTTTTATTCACATTTTTGCCCTACTGGTTACGTAAAGAACAGGTTGATCTGGCAACAATAGGATTGTTCACTTTAATTGGTTTTCCTTACACTTGGAAATTTGTTTGGGCACCATTATTTGATCGTTTTAGTATTCCTTGGTTGGGAAGACGAAGAGGTTGGATTATTGTCGCTCAGTTATTGATCTTTATTGGTATAATTGCTTTTTCAGGTTTAAATCCTCAACAGAATATTACCTTAATTGCAGTATTAGCTGTAATGCTTGCCTTTTTTTCGGCAACACAAGATATCGTTTTAGATGCCTATCGCCGAGAAATTCTAGATGATAATGAAATGGGATTAGGTAATTCAATCTATGTGAATGCTTACCGCTTATCAGGATTAATTCCGGGCTCTCTATCCATTTTCTTAAGTGGTTACTATGCGTGGTCGTCCGTTTTTATCATCACTGCTTTATTTATGTTGCCTGGAATTTTCGCAACTTTAATGCTCTTTTTTGAAAAGCCACAGCCAATCGGTACACCGAAAACATTAAAAGATACTATTATCAACCCATTTATGGAGTATTATCAACGTAAAGGAAAAACAGAAATGTTATTGGTATTAGCTTTTTTATGTTTATATAAATTAGGTGATGCGATGGCAACTACTTTGATGACACCATTTTATGTTGATATGGGATATAGCAGTACGGATATTGCGTTAGTTGCAAAAAATGCCACCTTATGGCCTTTATTAATTTCAAGCGTGATTGGCGGCATTATTATGCTCAGAATTGGTATTAATCGAGCATTGTGGCTTTTTGGTTTTGTTCAGATCACGACAATTTTAGGTTTTGTATGGCTTTCGCACTTTGGCAAGTTTGGGCAGATCGGTACCTTTGAATTAATGGCTTTAGCGGGGGTTTTAGCTGGAGAGTATATTGGTGTAGGCTTAGGCACTACCGCTTTTGTTGCGTTTATTACTCGAGAAACTAATCCATTATATACCGCAACACAGTTTGCACTTTTTACCAGTTTAACCGCGTTACCAAGAACATTATTAGGTTCATCTGCTGGTGTTTTAGTTGATAATATGGGGTATTACCATTTCTATTGGCTCTGTTTTTTCCTAGCTATTCCGGGAATGTTACTATTATTAAAGGTTGCACCTTGGAATGAAAAGTTGTGA
- the galE gene encoding UDP-glucose 4-epimerase GalE produces MTVLVTGGAGYIGSHTVVELLNSGKKVIVLDNLSNSSAKSLERVKQITGREVIFYQGDILDRELLQRIFTQHKIQAVIHFAGLKAVGESVNKPLAYYQNNVTGSLTLLEEMRKAGVSNFVFSSSATVYGDPESVPITETCKVGGTTNPYGTSKLMVEQILMDMTKADKGFSATILRYFNPVGAHESGLIGEDPNGIPNNLLPYISQVAIGKLAKLSVFGSDYPTHDGTGVRDYIHVVDLAIGHLKALEKHQDQAGLYIYNLGTGKGYSVLDMLKAFEKANQIEIPYQVVDRRAGDIAICYSDPTKALQQLGWKTERDLTQMMRDTWHWQKNNPNGYKE; encoded by the coding sequence ATGACTGTATTGGTAACAGGTGGAGCGGGTTATATCGGTTCTCATACTGTAGTGGAACTGTTAAATAGTGGTAAAAAGGTTATCGTATTAGATAATTTAAGTAATTCATCTGCTAAGTCATTAGAGAGAGTGAAACAAATTACTGGTAGGGAGGTCATTTTCTACCAAGGTGATATTTTAGATCGAGAATTATTACAACGGATTTTTACACAACATAAAATCCAAGCTGTGATCCATTTTGCTGGGTTAAAAGCAGTGGGGGAAAGTGTTAATAAACCACTTGCGTATTATCAAAATAATGTTACAGGTTCTCTTACATTGTTAGAAGAAATGCGAAAAGCAGGTGTATCGAATTTTGTTTTTAGCTCTTCGGCAACGGTATATGGTGATCCTGAATCTGTACCTATTACTGAAACTTGTAAGGTGGGTGGTACAACAAATCCTTATGGCACATCTAAGTTAATGGTTGAACAGATCTTAATGGATATGACTAAAGCGGATAAAGGTTTTAGTGCAACAATCTTGCGTTATTTTAATCCAGTTGGTGCTCATGAAAGTGGTTTAATCGGTGAAGATCCAAATGGTATTCCTAATAATTTGCTCCCTTATATTAGCCAAGTTGCAATCGGAAAATTAGCTAAATTATCTGTTTTTGGTAGTGATTACCCTACTCATGATGGCACGGGGGTAAGAGATTATATCCATGTTGTCGATTTAGCAATTGGGCATTTAAAAGCATTAGAAAAACACCAAGATCAAGCAGGGCTATATATTTACAATCTTGGGACTGGAAAAGGATATTCCGTGTTAGATATGCTAAAAGCGTTTGAAAAAGCTAACCAGATTGAGATCCCTTATCAAGTAGTTGATCGTCGGGCTGGAGATATTGCAATTTGCTATTCTGATCCGACAAAAGCGTTACAGCAGTTAGGTTGGAAAACTGAACGAGATCTTACACAAATGATGAGAGATACTTGGCATTGGCAGAAAAATAATCCAAACGGATATAAGGAGTGA
- the adk gene encoding adenylate kinase, protein MKIILLGAPGAGKGTQAQFMMNKYGIPQISTGDMLRAAIKSGSELGQKAKGLMDAGQLVPDDLIIALVKDRVSQADCKNGFLLDGFPRTLPQADALKAAGIAIDFVLEFDVPDEIIVERMSGRRVHPASGRTYHIVYNPPKVEGKDDETGEDLIIRADDKAETVLDRLKVYHSTTKPLVEYYRKEAELGKTKYHRLDGTQSVEAVSQKLVEILG, encoded by the coding sequence ATGAAAATTATTCTTTTGGGAGCACCCGGTGCTGGTAAAGGTACACAAGCACAATTTATGATGAATAAGTATGGTATTCCACAAATTTCAACGGGTGATATGTTGAGAGCAGCGATTAAATCAGGTTCTGAATTAGGGCAAAAAGCAAAAGGTTTAATGGATGCAGGGCAATTAGTGCCAGATGACTTAATTATTGCACTTGTAAAAGATCGAGTTTCTCAAGCAGATTGTAAAAATGGTTTTTTATTAGATGGCTTCCCACGTACTTTACCACAAGCAGATGCCTTAAAAGCTGCAGGCATTGCTATTGATTTTGTCTTAGAATTTGATGTACCAGATGAGATCATCGTTGAACGTATGAGTGGTCGTAGAGTTCATCCAGCTTCAGGTCGTACTTATCATATTGTGTATAATCCACCTAAAGTTGAAGGAAAAGATGATGAAACTGGGGAAGATCTGATTATTCGTGCAGATGATAAAGCAGAAACCGTATTAGATCGTTTGAAAGTTTACCATTCAACAACAAAACCACTTGTTGAATATTATCGTAAAGAAGCTGAATTAGGTAAGACTAAATACCACCGTTTAGATGGTACTCAAAGTGTTGAAGCGGTTAGCCAAAAATTAGTTGAGATTTTAGGTTAA